A region from the Vespula pensylvanica isolate Volc-1 chromosome 9, ASM1446617v1, whole genome shotgun sequence genome encodes:
- the LOC122631772 gene encoding 28S ribosomal protein S30, mitochondrial — protein MFLRLHLRLLNNTVSITRHSSKKYATIVSEESQITNAPVYPPILDLSFKAKQKRKKEVWHDEIKRIKTVEEKIFKINMPRYYGWKSLILDEHVIPYNSLEHAQYITRTYIIKERGLPTFYNNVISDEELESIVNDNKSLIEDIIAFEYSSRKRKHELNEIQLESKAAMENIVASAIVYQINRTLQSNLVTIRPHLLEVQTDFEPRVEAFWFVGGIDPPGLKIKARKRIHWMKEYAYDPVDIPIQYYGKSILQSRHNLPLKEIMSLSECEDSSLTIPQFKFDPRVLGYELNRKHATNIPGFWPGDPCEFGLLSYHNCGYIAERPETYKDENDALLKQAILASYSWLLSQACYQGFSTFHDVTYPFVNQAVITNGQYWSFYVYQLNTTVLHSENVDENPRRNICWATESVKLFDKVEGEKVHGLNTDVLKSLIKFYANIPEEKMIEMKPNLGNDVQKIADIQSDRRRNWLERYYKHLVTNRPRHRKAPEIYHWQKIYLIDNKTCPMMKKRHPFQFGISVMSRKLNDHTLKYVPKCLRVNPKKKLGNWEQTFYP, from the exons ATGTTTCTTCGTTTACATTTACGATTGTTAAATAATACCGTGTCAATTACAAGACACAGCTCAAAGAAATATGCAACAATTGTATCTGAAGAAAGTCAAATCACAAATGCTCCAGTTTATCCACCTATATTAGATTTGTCTTTCAAAGctaaacaaaagagaaaaaaagaagtttggcacgatgaaattaaaagaattaaaactgtcgaagaaaagatttttaaaatcaatatgCCACGTTATTACGGCTGGAAATCATTAATTTTGGATGAACATGTAATACCTTACAATTCTTTGGAACATGCACAATACATCACAAGaacttatattattaaagaacgTGGACTTCCAACTTTTTACAATAATGTAATATCGGATGAAGAGCTTGAATCTAtcgtaaatgataataaaagtttaattgAAGATATTATTGCATTTGAATACTCAAGTAGAAA AAGGAAACacgaattaaatgaaattcaacTAGAAAGTAAAGCAGCGATGGAAAATATTGTAGCAAGTGCGATtgtatatcaaattaatagaACATTACAATCAAATCTTGTTACTATTAGGCCACATTTACTGGAAGTTCAAACCGATTTTGAACCTCGTGTTGAAGCATTTTGGTTTGTTGGTGGGATAGATCCACCgggattaaaaataaaggcAAGGAAAAGGATACATTGGATGAAAGAATATGCCTATGATCCAGTAGATATTCCTATACAGTATTATGGCAAATCTATTCTCCAGTCACGACATAATCTTCCTTTAAAGGAAATCATGTCTTTGAGCGAATGCGAAGATTCTTCTTTGACTATTCCACAGTTTAAGTTTGATCCTAGAGTATTAGGATATGAATTGAATCGAAAGCATGCTACAAATATACCAGGATTTTGGCCTGGTGATCCATGTGAATTTGGTCTTTTATCTTATCACAATTGTGGATACATAGCTGAAAGACCAGAAACatataaagatgaaaatgatgCACTTCTTAAACAAGCTATTTTAGCTTCATACAGTTGGTTATTATCACAAGCCTGTTATCAAg gtTTCTCAACGTTTCACGATGTTACTTATCCATTTGTTAATCAAGCTGTTATAACTAATGGGCAGTATTGGTCATTTTATGTTTATCAACTTAATACTACTGTACTGCATTCAGAAAATGTCGATGAAAATCCGAGACGTAATATATGTTGGGCTACAGAATCTGTAAAACTATTTGATAAAGTTGAGGGTGAAAAGGTTCATGGCTTGAACACCGATGTTCttaaatctttaattaaattttatgcaaatattcctgaagaaaaaatgatcgaaatgaAACCAAATTTGGGGAATGATGTACAAAAAATAGCTGACATTCAATCTGACAGACGAAGAAACTGGTTGGaaagatattataaacatCTCGTAACAAATAGGCCACGTCATAG aaaagCACCAGAGATATATCATTggcaaaaaatttatcttattgATAATAAGACGTGTCCTATGATGAAAAAGAGACATCCATTCCAATTTGGAATTTCTGTTATGAGCCGTAAACTCAATGATCATACCCTAAAGTATGTACCAAAATGTTTAAGAGTGAATCCAAAGAAGAAATTAGGTAACTGGGAACAAACTTTTTACCCATAg
- the LOC122631768 gene encoding AP-3 complex subunit beta-2 isoform X1 has product MLTAAANTLSNNGGSYSSDRPSSAGDPELAADPASGGFFHSDYKKHEDLKQMLDSNKDGLKLEAMKRIIGMVAKGRDASELFPAVVKNVVSKNIEVKKLVYVYLVRYAEDQQDLALLSISTFQRALKDPNQLIRASALRVLSSIRVSMIVPIVMLAIKDSASDMSPYVRKTAAHAIPKLYSLDPEQKEELIGVLEKLLSDKTTLVVGSAVMAFEEVCPERIDLIHKNYRKLCNLLVDVDEWGQVVIVNMLTRYARAQFINPNIDSLEEDENRPFYDSDSDSSNTKKPKFSIDPDHRLLLRNTKPLLQSRNASVVMAVSQLYHHTAARSEVMIAAKALIRLLRGHREVQSIVLHCIASMSITRKGMFEPFLKSFFVRTSDPTHIKLLKLDILTNLATETSIGVILREFQTYISSSDKEFVGASIQAIGRCASNIKEVTDTCLNGLVSLLSNRDEAVVAESVVVIKKLLQTQPNEHKDIIAHMAKLMDFITIPQARASILWLLGEYSDRVPKIAPDVLRKMAKNFINEQDIVKLQTLNLAVKLYLNNPMQTKPFCQYVFQLAKYDQNYDIRDRARFLKHFIFSEDNETKKKLPEFAKRIFLAPKPAPTLTSRFKDSEFQLGTLSHYLNMPCAGYRPLPPFPEVAPDPSVRNVEPTNVQDIKEQYKYTRKERKEKKQKAKEKPFYSDDESTAEEAEEDESLETSASESSDDGSESSEYSETDKSESNEKKKIIKRSEESDSMTDSEEDSDSEEDSDSQDSDEEEEEEEKAIKPEEKEKPKSNLDLLLDLDDVVPMTPIMTPSLGGFLTPINPTATDGIREVSTSFIPIKKYEMLNNITGHGLKVEYRFTRSQHLVSPHLISIELTFTNEGNKQIKDIQIGNKNLQKGMQIHEFMRISLLEINSTLSSTLGVNFNDSMQPANFNIDFTIDEEKYSCPVTIKAPIGELIRSVLLPENMFNNEKAKLKGMNENTAKISFSGNRKYLSEKIFETANVAMISSENEIIRFAAHTLASKSLVLITIKIIDTEHLEISVNCEKMVIGSILLNEFKSNLK; this is encoded by the exons ATGTTAACTGCTGCAGCAAATACTTTATCAAATAATGGTGGATCATACAGTAGTGATAGGCCATCAAGTGCAGGAGATCCAGAGCTTGCAGCAGATCCTGCATCTGGTGGATTTTTCCACTCTGATTACAAAAA ACATGAAGATTTAAAGCAAATGCTAGATAGCAACAAAGATGGTTTGAAGTTAGAAGCAATGAAGCGTATAATAGgg ATGGTGGCTAAAGGAAGAGACGCCTCTGAACTTTTTCCGGCAGTAGTAAAAAATGttgtatcaaaaaatattgaagtaaaaaagttggtatatgtatatctagtTCGTTATGCAGAAGACCAACAAGATCTCGCACTCTTGTCAATATCTACATTTCAAAGAGCTTTAAAAGATCCCAATCAATTGATAAGAGCCAGTGCTTTAAGAGTTTTATCTAGTATCAGGGTTTCTATGATCGTGCCCATTGTGATGCTTGCTATTAAAGATTCTGCTAGTGATATGTCACCGTATGTACGTAAAACCGCAGCACATGCTATTCCTAAATTGTATTCTTTAGATCctgaacaaaaagaagaattgatTGGAGTTTTAGAAAAACTTTTATCTGACAAAACAACCCTTGTTGTTGGTTCTGCAGTAATGGCTTTCGAAGAAGTATGTCCAGAAAGAATAGACttgattcataaaaattacagAAAACTATGTAATTTATTAGTTGATGTTGATGAGTGGGGTCAAGTAGTCATAGTTAACATGCTCACAAGATATGCCAGAGCACAGTTCATTAACCCTAATATAGAT agtttggaagaagatgaaaatcgTCCATTTTACGACTCGGATTCAGATTCCTCTAATACGAAAAAACCAAAATTTTCCATAGATCCTGATCATCGATTGTTATTACGAAATACGAAACCGCTTCTACAAAGTCGTAATGCTTCAGTTGTAATGGCAGTATCACAATTATATCATCATACAGCAGCACGAAGTGAAGTTATGATTGCAGCAAAAGcattaataagattattaagaGGTCATAGAGAAGTCCAAAGCATTGTACTACATTGCATTGCAAGCATGTCAATTACAAGAAAG ggCATGTTTGAACCCTTCCtgaaatcattttttgtaAGGACTTCAGATCCCACACATATAAAGCtattaaaattagatatattaacgAATTTAGCTACTGAAACTAGTATCGGGGTAATACTAAGAGAATTCCAAACATATATTTCAAGTAGCGATAAAGAATTTGTCGGAGCTAGCATCCAAGCTATCGGTAGATGCGCcagtaatataaaagaagttaCAGACACATGTTTAAATGGTTTAGTTTCTTTGCTAAGCAACAGGGATG AGGCTGTTGTAGCAGAAAGTgttgttgtaataaaaaaattattgcaaacGCAACCAAACGAACACAAAGATATTATTGCTCACATGGCTAAATTAATGGATTTTATAACAATACCGCAAGCAAGAGCATCTATTTTATGGTTGTTAGGTGAATACTCAGATCGCGTACCAAAAATTGCACCTGatgttttaagaaaaatggcaaaaaattttattaacgaacaaGATATTGTTAAGTTACAAACTCTTAATTTAGCTGTCAAATTGTATTTGAACAATCCAATGCAAACTAAGCCATTTTGTCAATATGTCTTCCAACTTGCAAAGTATGATCAAAATTATGACATCAGGGATCGTGCACGTTTtctgaaacattttattttttctgaagataatgaaacgaaaaaaaagctTCCCGAATTTGCAAAAAGGATTTTCCTAGCTCCAAAACCAGCACCTACACTAACTTCAAGGTTTAAAGATTCAGAATTTCAATTGGGTACTTTATCTCATTACTTAAACATGCCATGTGCGGGATACCGTCCATTGCCACCTTTCCCTGAAGTAGCACCAGATCCATCTGTTAGAAATGTAGAACCAACAAACGtacaagatataaaagaacaatataaatatactcgaaaagaaagaaaagaaaaaaagcaaaaagcaaaggaaaagCCTTTTTACAGTGATGATGAAAGTACTGCTGAAGAAG cAGAAGAGGATGAATCTTTGGAAACTTCAGCAAGTGAGAGTTCTGACGACGGAAGCGAATCCTCTGAATACTCTGAAACAGATAAGTCtgaaagtaatgaaaaaaagaaaattataaaacgatcCGAAGAATCTGACAGTATGACGGATAGCGAGGAAGATTCAGATTCTGAAGAAGATAGTGATTCTCAGGATagtgatgaagaagaagaagaagaggaaaaagctATTAAaccagaagaaaaagaaaaaccaaaaagcAACTTAGATTTACTTTTAGATTTAGATGATG ttGTACCAATGACACCGATAATGACACCGAGTTTAGGTGGTTTTTTAACGCCTATTAATCCAACCGCAACAGATGGCATTAGAGAAGTCTCTACCTCTTTTATacctattaaaaaatatgagatgTTGAATAATATTACAGGGCATGGTTTGAAAGTAGAATACAGATTTACAAGGTCTCAACATTTAGTTAGCCCTCATTTAATTAGCATCGAATTAACATTTACAAACGAAGGAAATAAACAAATCAAGGATATACAGATTGGAAATAAG AATCTTCAAAAAGGAATGCAGATTCACGAGTTTATGCGAATatcattattagaaataaattccaCTCTATCTTCTACACTAGGTGTAAATTTTAATGACTCTATGCAACCGGCAAACTTTAACATTGATTTTACAatcgacgaagagaaatattcgTGTCCGGTGACTATTAAAGCTCCTATTGGAGAATTAATCAGATCGGTTTTATTACCagaaaatatgtttaataacGAGAAGGCAAAATTAAAAGgtatgaatgaaaatacagcaaaaatatcattttcggGGAATAGGAAATATCTATctgaaaaaattttcgaaacggCGAACGTTGCAATGATATCgagtgaaaatgaaataataag ATTTGCTGCTCATACTTTGGCATCCAAATCATTagtattaataacgataaaaatcattGACACAGAACATTTGGAAATTAGTGTAAATTGTGAAAAAATGGTTATAGGCTCTATCTTATTAAATGAGTTTAAGAGTAActtaaaatga
- the LOC122631768 gene encoding AP-3 complex subunit beta-2 isoform X2, whose product MLTAAANTLSNNGGSYSSDRPSSAGDPELAADPASGGFFHSDYKKHEDLKQMLDSNKDGLKLEAMKRIIGMVAKGRDASELFPAVVKNVVSKNIEVKKLVYVYLVRYAEDQQDLALLSISTFQRALKDPNQLIRASALRVLSSIRVSMIVPIVMLAIKDSASDMSPYVRKTAAHAIPKLYSLDPEQKEELIGVLEKLLSDKTTLVVGSAVMAFEEVCPERIDLIHKNYRKLCNLLVDVDEWGQVVIVNMLTRYARAQFINPNIDSLEEDENRPFYDSDSDSSNTKKPKFSIDPDHRLLLRNTKPLLQSRNASVVMAVSQLYHHTAARSEVMIAAKALIRLLRGHREVQSIVLHCIASMSITRKGMFEPFLKSFFVRTSDPTHIKLLKLDILTNLATETSIGVILREFQTYISSSDKEFVGASIQAIGRCASNIKEVTDTCLNGLVSLLSNRDEAVVAESVVVIKKLLQTQPNEHKDIIAHMAKLMDFITIPQARASILWLLGEYSDRVPKIAPDVLRKMAKNFINEQDIVKLQTLNLAVKLYLNNPMQTKPFCQYVFQLAKYDQNYDIRDRARFLKHFIFSEDNETKKKLPEFAKRIFLAPKPAPTLTSRFKDSEFQLGTLSHYLNMPCAGYRPLPPFPEVAPDPSVRNVEPTNVQDIKEQYKYTRKERKEKKQKAKEKPFYSDDESTAEEEEDESLETSASESSDDGSESSEYSETDKSESNEKKKIIKRSEESDSMTDSEEDSDSEEDSDSQDSDEEEEEEEKAIKPEEKEKPKSNLDLLLDLDDVVPMTPIMTPSLGGFLTPINPTATDGIREVSTSFIPIKKYEMLNNITGHGLKVEYRFTRSQHLVSPHLISIELTFTNEGNKQIKDIQIGNKNLQKGMQIHEFMRISLLEINSTLSSTLGVNFNDSMQPANFNIDFTIDEEKYSCPVTIKAPIGELIRSVLLPENMFNNEKAKLKGMNENTAKISFSGNRKYLSEKIFETANVAMISSENEIIRFAAHTLASKSLVLITIKIIDTEHLEISVNCEKMVIGSILLNEFKSNLK is encoded by the exons ATGTTAACTGCTGCAGCAAATACTTTATCAAATAATGGTGGATCATACAGTAGTGATAGGCCATCAAGTGCAGGAGATCCAGAGCTTGCAGCAGATCCTGCATCTGGTGGATTTTTCCACTCTGATTACAAAAA ACATGAAGATTTAAAGCAAATGCTAGATAGCAACAAAGATGGTTTGAAGTTAGAAGCAATGAAGCGTATAATAGgg ATGGTGGCTAAAGGAAGAGACGCCTCTGAACTTTTTCCGGCAGTAGTAAAAAATGttgtatcaaaaaatattgaagtaaaaaagttggtatatgtatatctagtTCGTTATGCAGAAGACCAACAAGATCTCGCACTCTTGTCAATATCTACATTTCAAAGAGCTTTAAAAGATCCCAATCAATTGATAAGAGCCAGTGCTTTAAGAGTTTTATCTAGTATCAGGGTTTCTATGATCGTGCCCATTGTGATGCTTGCTATTAAAGATTCTGCTAGTGATATGTCACCGTATGTACGTAAAACCGCAGCACATGCTATTCCTAAATTGTATTCTTTAGATCctgaacaaaaagaagaattgatTGGAGTTTTAGAAAAACTTTTATCTGACAAAACAACCCTTGTTGTTGGTTCTGCAGTAATGGCTTTCGAAGAAGTATGTCCAGAAAGAATAGACttgattcataaaaattacagAAAACTATGTAATTTATTAGTTGATGTTGATGAGTGGGGTCAAGTAGTCATAGTTAACATGCTCACAAGATATGCCAGAGCACAGTTCATTAACCCTAATATAGAT agtttggaagaagatgaaaatcgTCCATTTTACGACTCGGATTCAGATTCCTCTAATACGAAAAAACCAAAATTTTCCATAGATCCTGATCATCGATTGTTATTACGAAATACGAAACCGCTTCTACAAAGTCGTAATGCTTCAGTTGTAATGGCAGTATCACAATTATATCATCATACAGCAGCACGAAGTGAAGTTATGATTGCAGCAAAAGcattaataagattattaagaGGTCATAGAGAAGTCCAAAGCATTGTACTACATTGCATTGCAAGCATGTCAATTACAAGAAAG ggCATGTTTGAACCCTTCCtgaaatcattttttgtaAGGACTTCAGATCCCACACATATAAAGCtattaaaattagatatattaacgAATTTAGCTACTGAAACTAGTATCGGGGTAATACTAAGAGAATTCCAAACATATATTTCAAGTAGCGATAAAGAATTTGTCGGAGCTAGCATCCAAGCTATCGGTAGATGCGCcagtaatataaaagaagttaCAGACACATGTTTAAATGGTTTAGTTTCTTTGCTAAGCAACAGGGATG AGGCTGTTGTAGCAGAAAGTgttgttgtaataaaaaaattattgcaaacGCAACCAAACGAACACAAAGATATTATTGCTCACATGGCTAAATTAATGGATTTTATAACAATACCGCAAGCAAGAGCATCTATTTTATGGTTGTTAGGTGAATACTCAGATCGCGTACCAAAAATTGCACCTGatgttttaagaaaaatggcaaaaaattttattaacgaacaaGATATTGTTAAGTTACAAACTCTTAATTTAGCTGTCAAATTGTATTTGAACAATCCAATGCAAACTAAGCCATTTTGTCAATATGTCTTCCAACTTGCAAAGTATGATCAAAATTATGACATCAGGGATCGTGCACGTTTtctgaaacattttattttttctgaagataatgaaacgaaaaaaaagctTCCCGAATTTGCAAAAAGGATTTTCCTAGCTCCAAAACCAGCACCTACACTAACTTCAAGGTTTAAAGATTCAGAATTTCAATTGGGTACTTTATCTCATTACTTAAACATGCCATGTGCGGGATACCGTCCATTGCCACCTTTCCCTGAAGTAGCACCAGATCCATCTGTTAGAAATGTAGAACCAACAAACGtacaagatataaaagaacaatataaatatactcgaaaagaaagaaaagaaaaaaagcaaaaagcaaaggaaaagCCTTTTTACAGTGATGATGAAAGTACTGCTGAAGAAG AAGAGGATGAATCTTTGGAAACTTCAGCAAGTGAGAGTTCTGACGACGGAAGCGAATCCTCTGAATACTCTGAAACAGATAAGTCtgaaagtaatgaaaaaaagaaaattataaaacgatcCGAAGAATCTGACAGTATGACGGATAGCGAGGAAGATTCAGATTCTGAAGAAGATAGTGATTCTCAGGATagtgatgaagaagaagaagaagaggaaaaagctATTAAaccagaagaaaaagaaaaaccaaaaagcAACTTAGATTTACTTTTAGATTTAGATGATG ttGTACCAATGACACCGATAATGACACCGAGTTTAGGTGGTTTTTTAACGCCTATTAATCCAACCGCAACAGATGGCATTAGAGAAGTCTCTACCTCTTTTATacctattaaaaaatatgagatgTTGAATAATATTACAGGGCATGGTTTGAAAGTAGAATACAGATTTACAAGGTCTCAACATTTAGTTAGCCCTCATTTAATTAGCATCGAATTAACATTTACAAACGAAGGAAATAAACAAATCAAGGATATACAGATTGGAAATAAG AATCTTCAAAAAGGAATGCAGATTCACGAGTTTATGCGAATatcattattagaaataaattccaCTCTATCTTCTACACTAGGTGTAAATTTTAATGACTCTATGCAACCGGCAAACTTTAACATTGATTTTACAatcgacgaagagaaatattcgTGTCCGGTGACTATTAAAGCTCCTATTGGAGAATTAATCAGATCGGTTTTATTACCagaaaatatgtttaataacGAGAAGGCAAAATTAAAAGgtatgaatgaaaatacagcaaaaatatcattttcggGGAATAGGAAATATCTATctgaaaaaattttcgaaacggCGAACGTTGCAATGATATCgagtgaaaatgaaataataag ATTTGCTGCTCATACTTTGGCATCCAAATCATTagtattaataacgataaaaatcattGACACAGAACATTTGGAAATTAGTGTAAATTGTGAAAAAATGGTTATAGGCTCTATCTTATTAAATGAGTTTAAGAGTAActtaaaatga
- the LOC122631775 gene encoding lysosomal acid glucosylceramidase-like has protein sequence MIYKTIFFIVFFIYKGKANDCIPRKFNYDSIVCVCNSTYCDSVPNIEEPKEKYFHVYSSSRDGLRMSFSEGKFVDGFDYNSIPNQDVVFSLQDTITVYRDKKYQKIWGFGGAFTDSVGINIKTLSEPTQEMLLQSYFSQSGSQYNLGRVPIGGSDFSIKAYTYDEVENDENLEHFELTEEDIDHKIPFIKRAKELSPELKLTAAVWSPPIWMKSNNKYYGPSILLKRYYQTYANYYIKFLQKYKSHGIDIWAISTGNEPNDAWFPGANISCMGWIPFNLGDWIANNLGPTLARSEYNETIILVLDDQRFYLIEFLDFILSNKKAYDYIHGIAVHWYTDDFVSPSLLDITHDKYPDKFLLLTEACVGSKPNDYPKVKLGSWERGEDYILNIIQNLRHSVTGWIDWNLALSKMGGPNYINNFVDSPIIINPETDEFFKQPMYYAIKHFSRFVERNSVRIESMETNDIKSIAFETPSKMIVVVLYNMSSKSKNITIIDSKNGNIKMKVSSYSIHTILYK, from the exons atgatatataaaacaattttttttatcgtgtttttcatttataaag GAAAAGCAAATGATTGTATACcacgaaaatttaattacgataGTATCGTATGCGTTTGCAATTCGACTTACTGCGATTCGGTACCAAATATCGAGgaaccgaaagaaaaatacttccATGTATATAGTTCCAGTAGGGATGGTCTTAGAATGAGTTTCTCCGAAGGAAAATTCGTAGATGGATTTGACTACAATTCGATTCCCAATCAGGATGTAGTATTTTCACTTCAGGATACTATAACCGTTTATAGAGATAAGAAATATCAGAAAATATGGGGTTTCGGTGGAGCATTTACCGATTCAGTgggaattaatattaaaacattgaGTGAACCAACTCAAGAGATGCTCCTGCA ATCATACTTCTCTCAAAGTGGTAGCCAATATAATTTAGGTCGTGTACCAATAGGTGGTAgtgatttttctataaaagctTATACGTATGATGAAGTAGAGAATGATGAAAACCTCGAGCATTTTGAATTAACCGAAGAGGATATAGATCATAAAATTCCTTTTATCAAAAGAGCGAAAGAATTATCTCCTGAATTGAAACTCACTGCAGCCGTTTGGAGTCCACCAATATGGAtgaaatctaataataaatattatggaCCAA GTATTCTcctaaaaagatattatcaaACATATgccaattattatataaaatttttacaaaaatataaaagtcatGGCATTGATATATGGGCTATTTCAACGGGAAATGAACCTAACGATGCGTGGTTCCCTGGAGCGAATATATCTTGTATGGGGTGGATTCCATTTAATCTAGGGGATTGGATAGCTAATAATCTTGGACCGACTTTGGCGCGTTCGGAATACAATGAAACGATCATCCTAGTTTTAGACGATCAGAGATTCTATTTAATAGAGTTTTTGGATTTTATTCTCTCCAATAAAAAAGCATATGACTACATCCATGGCATAGCTGTACACTGGTACACGGACGACTTTGTTTCCCCTTCATTGTTAGACATAACTCATGACAAATATCcagataaatttcttcttttgacCGAAGCATGTGTTG GTTCTAAACCTAACGATTACCCGAAAGTAAAACTTGGATCTtgggaaagaggagaagattATATTCTCAACATAATCCAG AATTTACGACACTCGGTAACAGGATGGATAGATTGGAATCTTGCTTTAAGTAAAATGGGTGGTCCAAATTATATCAACAATTTTGTTGATTCACCTATCATAATCAATCCTGAAActgatgaattttttaaacaaccGATGTACTACGCGATCAAACATTTCAGTAGATTCGTAGAACGAAATTCTGTAAGAATTGAAAGCATGGAGACAAATGACATCAAAAGTATTGCTTTCGAAACTCCCTCAAAAATGATCGTAGTTGTGCTGtacaatat gAGCTCCAAAAGTaagaatattacaattatagaTTCTAAAAACGGTAATATCAAGATGAAAGTAAGTTCATATTCCATTCacactatattatataaataa
- the LOC122631779 gene encoding soluble lamin-associated protein of 75 kDa-like: MICSRCINYVQATELDLKRYNIQGIIHRLDCKKCNEFVAIKVNDDILDLDNSFNGKYENNWSEMKTNQERIIYYILCQIIYVEFDTPKPEKLETPYDYADKFDIVLIRWENGKPIGFYTIKPKGTEVYSTKEKYTMPVLDTAYIRSAYRNKGFGSEILLDIIKRFPDEDIGFSKPISNDMLKVLKNFLRNYKEYRLRFWEIADWDISGSQKLIWFGVKDKFL, translated from the exons atgtATTAATTACGTGCAAGCTACAGAATTGGAtctaaaacgatataatatacaagGCATTATTCATCGACTCGattgtaaaaaatgtaatgaattTGTAGCTATAAAAGTGAATGATGATATTTTAGATCTAGATAATAGTTTTAAcggtaaatatgaaaataattggagcgag ATGAAAACCAATcaagagagaataatttattatatattgtgtcaaataatttatgttgAATTTGATACTCCGAAACCCGAAAAATTGGAGACACCATACGATTATGCTGATAAATTTGATATCGTTTTGATTAGATGGGAAAATGGAAAACCCATTGGTTTTTATACCATTAAACCTAAAG GTACTGAAGTTTATTCgaccaaagaaaaatatacgatgCCTGTATTAGATACGGCATATATTCGATCGGCATATAGAAATAAAGGATTTGGTTCAGAAATTTTATTGGATATAATCAAACGTTTTCCTGACGAGGATATTGGATTTTCTAAACCAATTTCTAACGATATGCTGAAAG tattgaaaaattttctaagaaattacAAAGAATATAGATTACGTTTTTGGGAAATAGCCGATTGGGACATCTCTGGTtcacaaaaattaatatggtTTGGCGTgaaagataaatttctttaa